A window of the Isosphaera pallida ATCC 43644 genome harbors these coding sequences:
- a CDS encoding XdhC family protein, giving the protein MRDVLQQLVDDLTQGRERIVCQVVETRGSTPQKAGALMVLDDRGGQVGTLGGGCVEHEVRQAAVQRLGRPGAERFDYVLDHDYAWADGLICGGKMVILAESFQGPEAAEFWTHRLQLDQHGRGLVETVVVEPSHQTAGESSSPPSPLGARVVFDPDGRVVAGWNHSDELIQRLRPHWIDLDHRPRPFVAGGASWMPVLPRVKLVIVGAGHVGQAVADLAARCDFEVWVVDDREQYANPQRFPQASRILVGPIEEILPTLEYNAHTYALIVTRGHGHDQEALFHLAPTAAGYVGLIGSQRKIQLIFEGLHDLGIAPEALERVTAPIGLEIGSQTVPEIAVSVVAQLIQRRNLGTHARNKVRLARAASQAEAQT; this is encoded by the coding sequence ATGCGCGACGTGTTGCAACAACTGGTTGACGACCTGACCCAAGGTCGGGAGCGGATCGTGTGTCAGGTGGTGGAGACCCGGGGTTCGACCCCCCAGAAAGCCGGAGCGCTGATGGTTCTGGACGATCGGGGCGGCCAAGTCGGAACACTCGGCGGCGGTTGCGTTGAACATGAGGTCCGCCAAGCCGCCGTTCAACGTCTGGGACGCCCCGGCGCGGAGCGTTTCGACTACGTGTTGGACCACGACTACGCCTGGGCCGATGGCCTCATCTGCGGCGGCAAAATGGTCATCCTGGCCGAATCGTTTCAAGGACCAGAGGCGGCCGAATTCTGGACACACCGCTTGCAGCTCGACCAACACGGGCGGGGATTGGTTGAAACCGTGGTGGTCGAACCGAGCCACCAAACGGCCGGGGAATCGTCCAGTCCGCCTTCCCCTCTGGGAGCACGAGTGGTGTTCGACCCCGACGGTCGCGTGGTGGCCGGCTGGAATCACTCCGACGAGTTGATCCAACGCCTCCGCCCTCACTGGATCGACCTAGACCATCGCCCTCGCCCCTTCGTGGCAGGCGGTGCCAGCTGGATGCCAGTGTTGCCGCGGGTCAAACTCGTGATCGTCGGCGCGGGGCACGTGGGCCAAGCGGTCGCGGATCTCGCTGCGCGTTGCGACTTCGAGGTCTGGGTGGTGGACGATCGCGAGCAGTACGCCAACCCCCAACGCTTTCCTCAAGCCAGCCGGATTCTAGTCGGCCCCATCGAGGAAATCCTCCCCACGCTGGAATACAACGCCCATACGTATGCCCTGATTGTCACCCGTGGCCACGGCCACGACCAGGAAGCGCTCTTCCACCTGGCTCCCACCGCCGCAGGTTATGTGGGTCTCATCGGTTCTCAGCGCAAAATTCAATTGATCTTCGAGGGTCTTCACGATCTCGGAATCGCTCCCGAAGCCCTAGAACGGGTCACCGCCCCAATTGGATTGGAGATCGGCTCGCAAACCGTGCCGGAAATCGCCGTGAGTGTGGTGGCCCAACTGATCCAGCGTCGCAACTTGGGCACCCACGCCCGCAACAAAGTCCGATTGGCCCGCGCCGCCAGTCAAGCGGAGGCTCAAACGTGA
- a CDS encoding nucleotidyltransferase family protein: protein MSFYLNLNRHSFPVPSPRVRFPVILPAAGSSRRMGRPKLILPWRGTTILARVVEEFARGGAGPIVVVTPPRHHDEFEMMVQSVEVLNLSVHVQWVVPEEPLAEMKASIVMGLDALCSPANRSPAPVAFLLAPADSVGIRADLVRRVIQSFDPNQPERIVVPARRSDGRQGHPVLIPWPVAAAMRALPDGVGVNALFKEEALRRRLGMTAFPIELLWVDEEDFLSDLDTPDDYQRLLAHDSLIEQA from the coding sequence GTGAGTTTTTATCTTAATCTCAATCGCCATTCGTTCCCAGTTCCATCTCCGCGCGTCCGTTTTCCCGTGATCCTACCGGCCGCCGGCTCCAGTCGCCGCATGGGGCGACCTAAATTGATCCTGCCCTGGCGTGGTACCACAATTTTGGCGCGGGTGGTCGAGGAATTCGCCCGCGGCGGCGCGGGGCCAATCGTGGTGGTGACTCCCCCCCGTCACCACGATGAATTCGAGATGATGGTGCAAAGCGTCGAAGTTCTCAACCTCTCGGTTCATGTCCAATGGGTCGTGCCAGAGGAACCACTTGCCGAGATGAAGGCGTCGATCGTGATGGGACTCGACGCCCTTTGCTCGCCGGCGAATCGTTCGCCGGCTCCTGTGGCCTTTCTGCTCGCCCCGGCCGATTCAGTCGGCATCCGGGCTGACTTAGTGCGCCGCGTCATTCAGTCCTTCGACCCGAATCAACCGGAACGGATCGTTGTCCCCGCGCGACGTTCCGACGGCCGACAAGGTCATCCCGTTCTGATCCCTTGGCCTGTCGCCGCCGCTATGCGGGCCTTGCCGGACGGAGTGGGAGTTAACGCTCTGTTCAAGGAGGAGGCCCTACGGCGACGGTTGGGAATGACTGCGTTTCCGATTGAACTTCTCTGGGTGGACGAGGAGGATTTCCTCAGCGACTTGGACACCCCGGACGATTACCAACGCTTGCTCGCCCATGACTCTTTGATTGAGCAGGCGTGA
- a CDS encoding FtsK/SpoIIIE domain-containing protein, translating into MSRLVEELEALCRRRADAEQLALTEYPARLVEVSQEEQQHRHQAEAAEREGRRRAEESHQQRVAAIEARFAEETNRLTESNQANLAKLAAKYDQAEAKARKSAEEAIWEAATLCESSQAAAHAKKEATLATLKEALERLDECENAAGKLAPAAARPPGKNLAPDPGETLSDDETSADDLLARVNQNIDNLDRRLAALESNPLVVWWPVRTLMVAGVGSALVWGLSLGGLVASLKPLAASVISGGLALMVLGGWIARIAAVAKFVQPWRAEAEDLRRLISQTRTRAEFEARRDQCRAAERRDAETQRAETTLERRLTELATRRTEEREATRRAYDNLMAEARHRRERDLATSQTTLQTDLAKVAERLSQIQAEREQRFVARRRELERLQAENHAAMIRDWTEGLARLEAERAALIYLVETFCPDWSAFRMEDHPPRPLPTTRPPAIRFGQLTIDRATMEHGHARHPDLIGPEGDGPLRRFTLPAVVDFPDHASILVKTYDRGRAEAVAFLQGYILRLLTALPPGKARFLFLDPVGLGESFAAFMHLADHDDQLVTNRIWTEPHHIEQRLADLAEHMENVIQKYLRNEFATIDDYNLKAGEIAEPYRFLVVANFPANFNETTARRLVSIAANGARCGVHTLISVDSRLPLPSGVSLADLEPHAVNITTKSGELVWKHPILGRWPLQLERLPESELVNSMLNRVGEQAKLSKRVVVPFDIIAPRDDALWTESSRDRLELPIGRSGASKLQTLRLGEGTSQHVLIAGKTGSGKSTLLHALIVNLALRFDPDEVELDLIDFKKGVEFQVYARLELPHARVVAIESEREFGLSVLQRLDQELKNRGERFRAAGVQDLPAFRRECPGERMPRILLIVDEFQEFFVEDDKLAQEASLLLDRLVRQGRAFGIHVLLGSQTLGGAYSLARSTLGQMAVRIALQCSEADAHLILSEDNSAARLLSRPGEAIYNDANGLLEGNTFFQVVWLSEEEREERLQKVARLARERHFNRSDRLIVFEGNAPASLEGCQPLIDWVQADDWPDPASLRVPKAILGEPIAIKPPTMLSFRPQTAANTLMVGQADTAALGALCGAVLSLAAQLAPFPPSDPTHPETPRAPRFTLINGATIESPQQDAFDRLARHLPGPVALGHARDAARLIAQVGDELDRRLQAPNQDHPPIFLVIYGLQSLRDLRKSDDFGSSSSFGSSSFSSFSSFSSFGSERDPDEPPPPRKIPPAERFSSILREGPALGIHTLVWCDSLNNLNRALERAALREFDLRVLFQMSVNDSSNLIDSPAANRLGSHRGLFHTEEQAAPEIFRPFGPPSDAFLARYSALMARKPSPFQTSKSDHRAHGDPVHQSDASPDRHPSDVPELDRDAPTHTDRSE; encoded by the coding sequence GTGAGCCGTCTGGTTGAGGAGCTGGAAGCGCTCTGTCGGCGCAGAGCCGACGCAGAACAGTTGGCGTTGACCGAATATCCGGCCAGATTGGTCGAAGTTAGCCAGGAAGAACAACAGCACCGTCACCAGGCCGAAGCCGCCGAACGCGAAGGCCGACGACGCGCTGAGGAGTCGCACCAACAACGAGTTGCCGCCATCGAAGCCCGGTTCGCCGAGGAAACCAACCGCCTGACGGAATCGAATCAAGCCAACCTCGCCAAGCTCGCTGCCAAGTACGATCAAGCCGAAGCCAAAGCCCGCAAATCAGCCGAGGAAGCCATCTGGGAGGCCGCCACCCTCTGCGAGTCGTCCCAGGCCGCCGCCCACGCCAAGAAGGAGGCGACCCTCGCTACGCTGAAGGAGGCTCTGGAACGCCTCGACGAGTGCGAGAACGCCGCCGGCAAACTCGCCCCCGCGGCAGCGCGCCCGCCTGGCAAGAACCTCGCCCCGGATCCGGGCGAGACCCTGTCCGACGACGAGACCTCCGCCGACGACTTGTTGGCTCGAGTCAACCAGAACATCGACAATCTGGACCGTCGCCTGGCCGCTTTGGAGAGCAATCCCCTCGTCGTCTGGTGGCCGGTTCGGACGCTGATGGTTGCGGGTGTCGGCTCGGCGCTGGTCTGGGGCCTGAGCCTGGGCGGTCTGGTCGCGTCGCTGAAGCCCCTCGCCGCTTCAGTGATCAGTGGAGGACTCGCCCTCATGGTTCTCGGTGGTTGGATCGCCCGAATCGCCGCCGTGGCCAAGTTCGTCCAACCCTGGCGCGCTGAGGCGGAGGACCTGCGACGCCTCATCTCTCAGACCCGGACTCGTGCAGAGTTCGAAGCGCGGCGTGATCAATGTCGCGCTGCCGAACGCCGCGACGCCGAAACCCAGCGGGCCGAAACGACGTTGGAGCGGCGTCTGACCGAACTGGCCACCCGCAGGACCGAGGAACGCGAAGCCACCCGGCGGGCTTACGACAACTTGATGGCCGAAGCCCGCCACCGCCGCGAGCGCGACCTCGCCACCAGCCAAACCACTCTCCAAACCGACCTCGCCAAGGTCGCAGAACGACTGAGCCAAATCCAGGCCGAACGAGAGCAACGTTTCGTGGCACGCCGGCGCGAGTTGGAACGCCTCCAAGCCGAGAACCACGCGGCCATGATCCGTGACTGGACCGAGGGGTTGGCTCGCCTTGAGGCCGAACGCGCCGCCCTCATCTACCTGGTAGAGACCTTCTGCCCAGATTGGTCGGCCTTCAGGATGGAGGACCACCCCCCGCGTCCCCTACCGACGACCCGACCGCCGGCGATCCGGTTCGGCCAACTGACCATCGACCGCGCGACGATGGAACATGGCCACGCCCGCCATCCCGACCTGATCGGTCCCGAAGGGGACGGCCCCCTGCGACGGTTCACCCTCCCCGCGGTGGTCGATTTTCCCGACCACGCCTCAATCCTGGTCAAAACCTACGACCGCGGCCGAGCCGAGGCGGTCGCCTTCCTTCAAGGTTATATCCTCCGACTGCTCACCGCGCTGCCACCCGGCAAGGCGCGGTTCCTCTTCCTGGACCCGGTAGGTCTAGGCGAGAGCTTCGCCGCCTTCATGCATCTGGCCGACCATGACGACCAACTCGTCACTAACCGCATCTGGACCGAACCGCATCACATCGAACAACGGCTGGCCGACCTCGCCGAACATATGGAAAATGTCATCCAGAAATACTTGCGTAACGAATTCGCCACCATCGACGACTATAACCTCAAAGCCGGTGAGATTGCCGAACCTTACCGCTTCCTCGTGGTAGCCAACTTCCCGGCCAACTTCAACGAAACCACCGCGCGACGTCTGGTCAGCATCGCCGCCAACGGCGCACGCTGCGGCGTCCATACCCTGATCAGCGTGGACTCCCGCTTACCCTTGCCTTCCGGAGTGTCCCTGGCCGATCTGGAACCCCACGCCGTCAACATCACCACCAAAAGCGGCGAACTCGTCTGGAAGCACCCGATCCTCGGCCGCTGGCCTCTCCAGTTGGAGCGTCTACCCGAATCGGAACTGGTCAATTCGATGTTGAACCGCGTGGGTGAACAGGCCAAACTTTCCAAACGGGTTGTCGTCCCGTTCGATATCATTGCCCCCCGCGACGATGCTCTCTGGACCGAATCCAGCCGCGACCGTCTGGAACTGCCGATTGGACGCTCCGGCGCATCCAAGCTCCAAACGCTGCGGTTGGGCGAAGGCACCTCGCAGCATGTGCTGATCGCGGGCAAAACCGGCTCAGGCAAATCTACCCTGTTGCACGCCCTCATCGTCAACCTGGCGCTACGGTTTGATCCCGACGAAGTGGAACTCGACCTCATCGACTTCAAGAAGGGGGTGGAATTTCAAGTTTACGCCCGTTTGGAACTGCCCCACGCCCGAGTCGTGGCAATCGAGTCGGAACGGGAATTCGGTCTGAGCGTGTTGCAACGTCTCGACCAGGAACTCAAAAATCGGGGCGAACGCTTCCGCGCCGCCGGCGTTCAAGATTTGCCTGCCTTCCGCCGCGAATGTCCCGGTGAACGAATGCCTCGGATTCTGCTCATTGTGGACGAATTTCAGGAATTCTTCGTCGAAGACGACAAACTCGCGCAGGAAGCCTCGTTGTTGTTGGATCGTTTGGTCCGCCAAGGACGTGCCTTTGGCATCCATGTCCTGCTGGGTAGCCAAACCCTGGGCGGAGCCTACTCACTGGCCCGCAGCACCCTGGGACAAATGGCAGTGCGGATCGCGTTACAATGTTCCGAGGCCGACGCGCATTTGATCCTCAGCGAGGACAACAGCGCCGCGCGGCTGTTGTCGCGTCCCGGCGAGGCGATCTACAACGACGCTAACGGCCTGCTGGAGGGCAACACCTTCTTCCAAGTGGTCTGGCTCTCCGAGGAGGAACGGGAGGAACGTCTGCAGAAGGTCGCCCGCTTGGCGCGGGAACGCCACTTCAACCGTTCCGATCGTTTGATCGTCTTCGAAGGTAACGCGCCGGCGAGTCTGGAAGGCTGTCAACCCTTGATCGACTGGGTCCAGGCGGACGATTGGCCCGACCCGGCCAGCCTGCGGGTTCCCAAGGCGATTCTGGGCGAACCGATCGCGATCAAGCCGCCGACGATGCTCAGCTTCCGCCCCCAAACCGCCGCCAACACCCTGATGGTCGGTCAGGCCGATACCGCAGCCCTCGGCGCATTGTGTGGCGCGGTGCTGTCGCTGGCGGCCCAACTCGCTCCCTTCCCCCCGTCCGACCCTACACATCCCGAGACGCCCCGCGCCCCGCGTTTTACCCTCATCAACGGCGCGACCATCGAATCGCCCCAGCAAGACGCATTCGATCGTCTGGCCCGTCATCTGCCCGGACCGGTCGCCCTGGGCCACGCCCGCGACGCCGCCCGCTTGATCGCCCAAGTCGGCGACGAACTTGATCGACGTCTGCAAGCTCCCAACCAAGATCATCCCCCGATCTTTCTCGTGATTTATGGCCTGCAATCCTTGCGCGACCTCCGCAAGTCGGACGACTTCGGCAGCTCCTCGTCGTTTGGTTCCTCCTCGTTCAGTTCCTTCAGCTCCTTCAGTTCCTTCGGTTCGGAACGCGACCCGGACGAACCACCACCACCCCGGAAAATCCCCCCCGCGGAACGCTTCTCCTCGATCCTCCGCGAGGGGCCGGCGCTAGGAATCCACACCCTGGTCTGGTGCGATAGCCTCAACAACCTCAACCGAGCTCTGGAACGGGCCGCGCTTCGTGAGTTCGACCTCCGCGTGTTGTTCCAGATGAGCGTCAACGATTCATCCAACCTGATTGACTCGCCAGCGGCCAACCGTCTGGGCAGCCACCGCGGCTTGTTCCACACCGAGGAACAAGCCGCGCCCGAGATCTTTCGACCTTTTGGCCCCCCCTCCGACGCCTTCCTCGCGCGGTACTCAGCGCTGATGGCACGAAAACCCTCGCCGTTCCAAACCAGTAAGTCCGACCATCGCGCTCACGGCGACCCCGTTCACCAATCGGACGCCTCGCCCGATCGTCATCCCTCCGACGTGCCCGAGCTTGACCGGGATGCGCCGACCCACACCGATCGCTCGGAATGA